One window of the Triticum dicoccoides isolate Atlit2015 ecotype Zavitan chromosome 3B, WEW_v2.0, whole genome shotgun sequence genome contains the following:
- the LOC119280996 gene encoding aspartic proteinase CDR1-like: protein MHGTMVSRALLLVGVALTAQLCAYTAYAGSGGDGFSVEFIHRDSVRSPFHDPTLTAPARALEAARRSAARAAALSRSYVRADAPSADGFVSEVTSRTSEYLMAVNIGTPPTRMVAIADTGSDLTWLNCRYGGDGPGLAAARDADAQPPGVQFDPSKSTTFGLVDCNSGTCSELPEDSHSCDANSKCTYIYSYGDGSQTSGLLSTETFTFADAPGAHGDGTTHVAKVNLGCSTTFVGSSVGDGIVGLGGGDLSLVSQLGADTSLGRRFSYCLVPYSVKASSALNFGPRAAVTDPGAATTPLIPSRVKAYYIVELQSLKVGNATFAAPDQSPVLVDSGTTLTFLPTALVDPLVKELTRRIKLPPVQPPEEFPLLLCFNVSGVREGQVAAMIPEVTLGLGGGAAVTLKAENTFLEVQEGTLCLAVSDQFSPVSIIGNIAQQNMHVGYDLDKGTVTFAPADCARSYPAPSSSGSV, encoded by the coding sequence ATGCATGGGACGATGGTATCCCGCGCTCTCCTGCTCGTCGGCGTCGCCCTGACGGCGCAGCTGTGCGCGTACACGGCGTACGCCGGCAGTGGCGGCGATGGGTTTAGCGTGGAGTTCATCCACCGTGACTCCGTCAGGTCGCCGTTCCACGACCCGACGCTCACCGCGCCCGCCCGCGCGCTGGAGGCCGCGCGGCGGTCCGCTGCCCGCGCCGCGGCGCTCTCGCGCTCCTACGTCCGCGCCGACGCGCCCTCAGCTGACGGCTTCGTGTCCGAGGTCACGTCCAGGACAAGCGAGTACCTGATGGCAGTGAACATAGGCACGCCGCCCACTCGTATGGTCGCCATCGCCGACACCGGCAGCGACCTCACCTGGCTCAATTGCAGATACGGAGGCGACGGTCCTGGTCTGGCGGCCGCCCGTGACGCGGACGCGCAGCCGCCGGGCGTCCAGTTCGACCCCTCCAAATCGACGACGTTCGGCCTCGTGGACTGTAACTCCGGCACGTGCAGCGAGCTCCCGGAGGACTCCCATTCCTGCGACGCCAACTCCAAGTGCACGTACATCTACTCCTACGGCGACGGCTCCCAAACGAGCGGCCTCCTCTCCACAGAGACCTTCACCTTCGCCGACGCCCCGGGCGCCCACGGCGATGGGACGACGCACGTGGCCAAAGTCAACTTGGGCTGCTCCACGACCTTCGTCGGCTCGTCCGTCGGGGACGGCATcgtcggcctcggcggcggcgaccTCTCCCTCGTCAGTCAACTCGGCGCAGACACCTCGCTGGGCCGGAGGTTCTCCTACTGCCTCGTGCCCTACTCCGTCAAGGCCTCCTCCGCGCTCAACTTCGGCCCCCGGGCCGCCGTCACGGATCCGGGAGCGGCGACGACGCCGCTGATCCCATCCAGAGTGAAGGCATACTACATCGTCGAGCTCCAGTCCCTCAAGGTCGGGAACGCGACCTTCGCGGCGCCGGACCAGTCCCCCGTCCTCGTCGACTCCGGCACGACGCTCACATTCCTCCCGACGGCGCTTGTAGACCCACTGGTGAAGGAGCTGACCAGGCGGATCAAGCTCCCTCCGGTGCAGCCGCCAGAGGAGTTCCCCCTGCTGCTGTGCTTCAACGTAAGCGGGGTGCGGGAGGGGCAGGTTGCGGCCATGATCCCTGAGGTGACgctggggctgggcggcggcgctgcggtcaCGCTGAAGGCGGAGAACACGTTCTTGGAGGTGCAGGAGGGGACTTTATGCTTGGCGGTGTCTGATCAGTTTTCTCCTGTGTCCATCATCGGAAACATCGCGCAGCAGAACATGCACGTTGGGTACGATCTCGACAAGGGCACCGTGACCTTCGCTCCAGCAGACTGCGCGCGTTCCTACCCCGCCCCCTCATCCTCCGGCTCTGTGTAG